One Capillibacterium thermochitinicola genomic region harbors:
- a CDS encoding PorV/PorQ family protein, producing MLAIVLLVVLAPLCAASAPGFGARAIGMGGAYTAVADDGSAAYWNPAGITQVKVGLALDGGLEGSLQQMEALQKQDPAALDNALGLKAGASLTLSNFGLHYVTDQRAAIESGAVPKTMRIDQTNQVAFTIAHELTDLFAFGLNAKYVTVSTEKFTETGQIAQADGKGVAVDLGAMFKVGKLVRLGAVLKDFGLTKLERSGEDEWPTQLVLGGAVKVPLFGTVVAADLATPLSQDQDPTFHLGVEQPLLGIFALRAGGYHDSAGLNLTTGCGLKLGPVAFDVAANLDAAKVTTVYATAQLKF from the coding sequence TTGCTGGCCATAGTCTTACTGGTCGTGCTGGCGCCGCTTTGCGCCGCTTCCGCACCGGGGTTTGGCGCCCGGGCTATCGGGATGGGGGGCGCTTATACCGCGGTGGCGGACGACGGGAGTGCCGCTTATTGGAATCCGGCCGGAATTACCCAGGTAAAAGTGGGTTTAGCCCTTGACGGCGGGCTGGAGGGAAGTTTACAGCAGATGGAAGCCCTCCAGAAGCAAGATCCCGCTGCCCTCGATAATGCGCTGGGCTTAAAAGCCGGTGCCAGTTTGACCCTGAGTAACTTCGGGCTGCATTATGTTACCGACCAGCGGGCCGCCATCGAATCCGGAGCCGTCCCGAAGACGATGCGGATCGACCAGACCAATCAGGTGGCCTTCACCATCGCCCACGAACTGACCGACCTTTTTGCTTTCGGCCTGAACGCCAAGTATGTAACGGTCAGTACGGAAAAATTTACGGAGACCGGACAGATCGCGCAAGCGGACGGGAAAGGCGTGGCGGTTGATCTGGGCGCCATGTTTAAAGTCGGCAAACTGGTCCGTCTGGGGGCGGTCCTGAAAGACTTTGGGCTGACGAAGCTTGAGCGTAGCGGCGAAGATGAGTGGCCCACACAACTGGTCCTTGGCGGCGCGGTTAAGGTTCCCTTGTTTGGTACGGTCGTCGCGGCCGATCTGGCGACCCCCCTGTCGCAAGACCAGGATCCCACTTTCCATCTTGGCGTGGAGCAGCCTCTGTTGGGTATCTTTGCCCTGCGGGCGGGCGGGTACCATGACAGCGCCGGGTTAAACTTAACGACCGGTTGCGGGCTAAAGCTTGGCCCGGTGGCGTTTGATGTGGCGGCCAACCTGGACGCGGCGAAAGTGACGACGGTTTATGCGACCGCCCAGTTGAAATTCTGA
- a CDS encoding M20/M25/M40 family metallo-hydrolase, whose amino-acid sequence MQTETLLQELTNAVGPSGREDRAARIITDLFTNGEGRRWISDLHRDRLGNIILRKAGRGEQPPRIMLAAHLDEIGLIVTALEDGFIRFSTIGGIDQRVLLGQEVIVHGREDLPGVIGAKPPHLQQADEREKAVKIEEMTIDLGLAPERIAALVRVGDPITIKRTCCALKNSFYSGKAMDDRAGVVALVECLRRLKDFNHEAEVLAVVTVQEELGVRGAVVSSYGLNPDIGLAVDVTHGEMPGLPDYEAFKLGQGPVIVTGPPVHPLIFEKLIAAAETGKVKYQVEAAETPRGTDAYAIQIAQAGVASGLVCIPLRYMHTSVETLALDDLKETGRLLAEFIMQIDRAFLEGLECY is encoded by the coding sequence GTGCAGACCGAAACCCTACTACAAGAACTGACCAATGCCGTCGGCCCCTCGGGGCGGGAAGACCGGGCGGCCCGGATCATCACTGATCTGTTCACCAACGGGGAAGGCCGCCGCTGGATCAGCGACCTCCACCGCGACCGGTTAGGCAACATCATCCTCCGGAAAGCAGGCCGGGGCGAGCAACCACCCCGTATCATGCTGGCCGCCCATCTGGATGAAATCGGCCTGATCGTCACCGCCCTGGAAGACGGCTTTATCCGTTTTTCGACCATCGGGGGCATTGACCAACGGGTTCTCCTTGGCCAAGAGGTCATCGTCCACGGCCGGGAGGATCTGCCCGGGGTCATCGGGGCCAAACCCCCTCATTTACAACAGGCGGACGAGCGTGAGAAGGCCGTGAAAATTGAGGAAATGACCATCGACCTCGGCCTTGCTCCGGAGCGAATTGCCGCTTTGGTGCGGGTTGGCGATCCGATTACGATCAAGCGGACTTGTTGTGCTTTGAAAAACTCTTTTTACAGCGGAAAAGCCATGGACGACCGGGCCGGCGTCGTAGCGCTGGTCGAATGTCTCCGCCGCCTGAAAGATTTTAACCACGAAGCCGAAGTCTTGGCAGTCGTCACGGTCCAGGAGGAACTGGGCGTCCGGGGGGCGGTCGTCAGTTCCTATGGCCTTAACCCCGATATCGGGCTGGCGGTCGATGTTACCCATGGGGAGATGCCCGGCTTGCCCGATTACGAAGCCTTTAAGCTGGGTCAGGGGCCGGTCATTGTTACCGGTCCACCGGTTCATCCGCTCATCTTTGAGAAGCTGATCGCCGCCGCCGAAACCGGGAAGGTCAAATACCAGGTCGAAGCGGCGGAAACTCCCAGGGGAACGGACGCCTACGCCATCCAGATCGCCCAGGCCGGGGTCGCCAGCGGCCTGGTCTGTATCCCCCTCCGTTACATGCATACTTCCGTTGAAACATTAGCGTTGGACGATCTGAAAGAAACCGGTCGTCTCCTGGCCGAATTCATCATGCAGATCGACCGCGCCTTTTTGGAGGGATTAGAATGTTACTGA
- a CDS encoding M42 family metallopeptidase produces the protein MLLKELSELNGVSSGETAVRHYIHDRIQGRVDRIQTDRLGNLIARRDQGKKGPLVMLSAHMDEVGLMVVGIDASGLLKIKTIGSIDERVLVSKRVLVGPQRIPGVIGAKPIHLQEKEEREHPLKTTSLFVDIGATDRKEAEKDVKIGDLIAFDVQAEAFGDGLFKGKALDDRAGCAVLLNILEKEYSLPLAFAFTVQEEVGLRGATVAAFSVNPDLALVVETTSAGDVPPLKKHQASTRLGAGPAISFMDRSVIVNPALITRLVAVAEKAGIPYQFRESTAGGTEAGAINQTRSGIPVAVISVPCRYIHSPVGVLNLNDLELTVKLIDAFLRDIEQRGLPL, from the coding sequence ATGTTACTGAAGGAGTTATCCGAGTTAAACGGTGTTTCCAGCGGCGAAACCGCGGTCCGTCACTATATCCACGACCGGATCCAGGGACGCGTCGACCGGATCCAGACCGACCGGTTGGGCAACCTCATCGCCCGCCGCGACCAGGGGAAAAAAGGTCCCCTCGTCATGCTCTCCGCCCATATGGATGAGGTTGGCTTAATGGTGGTGGGGATCGACGCCAGCGGATTACTGAAGATCAAAACCATCGGTAGCATTGATGAACGGGTCCTCGTCTCCAAACGGGTTTTGGTTGGTCCCCAACGGATCCCCGGGGTGATCGGCGCCAAACCCATCCATCTCCAGGAAAAGGAAGAGCGGGAACACCCGCTGAAGACCACCAGTCTGTTTGTGGATATCGGGGCTACCGACCGCAAAGAGGCCGAGAAGGACGTCAAGATCGGCGATCTCATTGCCTTTGATGTCCAAGCGGAGGCTTTCGGGGATGGGCTCTTTAAAGGGAAAGCCCTTGACGACCGGGCCGGCTGTGCGGTTTTGTTAAATATACTGGAAAAGGAGTATAGTCTGCCCCTGGCTTTTGCCTTCACTGTCCAGGAGGAAGTCGGACTGCGCGGGGCAACCGTCGCCGCTTTTAGCGTAAACCCCGACCTTGCCCTGGTCGTGGAGACTACCTCCGCGGGGGATGTGCCGCCGCTGAAAAAACACCAAGCTTCCACCCGCCTGGGGGCCGGACCGGCCATCAGTTTTATGGACCGTTCGGTCATTGTCAACCCGGCCCTGATTACGCGCCTGGTTGCCGTCGCGGAGAAAGCCGGGATCCCGTATCAATTTCGCGAGTCAACTGCGGGCGGGACGGAAGCAGGGGCCATTAACCAGACCAGGAGCGGCATTCCCGTAGCGGTGATCTCGGTGCCCTGCCGTTATATCCATTCGCCGGTGGGCGTTTTAAACCTCAATGACTTGGAATTGACGGTTAAACTGATCGATGCTTTCTTGCGCGACATCGAACAAAGGGGGTTACCTTTATGA
- a CDS encoding M42 family metallopeptidase — protein sequence MKDLLRRLTSIPAPSGREEQIRAFIQAEIKDYCDDLTVDTMGNLIAFKRGGKTKLQFAAHMDEIGVIVTAIDEQGFLRFGNVGGIRPHQLYAQRVRFPNGTAGVIGAEKVDDLKQLTLEKLYIDIGAASAAEAKTKVNVGEIAAFDYPFVDLGQRVVAKALDDRVGCAVLIEALKRVTKPQNDLYCTFTVQEEVGLRGAKTAAFGIEPDLGIALDVTGTGDTPEAPKLAMKLGQGAAIKVKDVSLITHPQVKELLTMLAEKNGIPYQFEVLPFGGTDAGAIQLTKAGIPAGVISIPCRYLHSPSEMIDLNDLEAAVRLVVATMEHPITL from the coding sequence ATGAAGGATTTATTGCGCCGCTTGACCAGCATTCCGGCGCCCTCGGGGCGGGAGGAACAGATCCGCGCCTTCATTCAGGCCGAAATTAAAGACTACTGTGATGACCTGACCGTAGACACCATGGGCAATCTGATCGCGTTTAAGCGCGGGGGCAAGACCAAACTGCAATTTGCCGCCCATATGGATGAGATCGGGGTGATCGTGACCGCCATCGATGAGCAAGGCTTTCTCCGCTTCGGCAATGTCGGCGGGATCAGACCCCACCAGCTTTATGCCCAACGGGTGCGGTTTCCCAACGGCACGGCCGGCGTGATCGGGGCCGAAAAGGTCGACGATCTAAAACAGTTGACCTTGGAAAAGTTATACATTGACATCGGGGCCGCTTCGGCCGCCGAAGCCAAAACCAAAGTGAACGTAGGCGAGATTGCCGCCTTTGATTATCCCTTTGTCGATCTGGGCCAACGGGTCGTGGCCAAAGCCCTCGACGACCGGGTGGGCTGTGCGGTCCTGATCGAAGCCCTCAAACGTGTCACCAAACCCCAGAACGACCTCTATTGTACCTTTACGGTCCAGGAGGAAGTCGGGTTGCGGGGGGCAAAAACCGCTGCCTTCGGCATCGAGCCGGACCTGGGGATCGCCCTCGATGTCACCGGTACCGGTGATACACCCGAAGCGCCCAAATTAGCCATGAAGCTGGGCCAAGGAGCGGCCATTAAGGTGAAGGACGTCTCTTTGATCACCCATCCGCAAGTCAAAGAGCTCTTGACGATGCTGGCGGAGAAGAACGGCATCCCTTATCAATTTGAAGTGCTGCCCTTCGGCGGGACCGACGCCGGTGCGATCCAGCTGACCAAGGCCGGGATTCCCGCCGGGGTCATCTCCATCCCCTGCCGTTACCTCCATTCCCCTTCGGAAATGATCGATCTAAACGATCTGGAAGCGGCGGTCCGTTTGGTCGTCGCCACCATGGAGCATCCGATTACGTTATAA
- a CDS encoding HAD family hydrolase → MGKLRMLALDLDGTLLREDKTISQPTRKMLTALHQAGVEIAFVTGRMYHFTVPIQDLLGFPVHYICTDGAFFQPRGWEAPHLKTVAPAVTKTVLSSLADELDGVYLFSNDRIHCFTATPDPTIFSWGFDLQADPDRKLDPPVNQVEQIVIYEARAKIRGIQKALGMMFPGLDQEIQPSFKSGYEYLIIRPQGVDKGSGLTRLAEILGVKTTETIAFGDWLNDLALFRDAGLSIAPANAVPEVKAKATIVSRYTNEQDFIVRELERLFQEGKMVV, encoded by the coding sequence ATGGGCAAATTACGGATGCTTGCTTTGGATCTGGATGGGACTTTACTGAGAGAAGACAAAACGATCAGTCAACCAACGCGGAAGATGCTGACTGCATTGCACCAGGCCGGCGTGGAGATTGCCTTTGTGACCGGGCGGATGTATCATTTCACCGTACCGATCCAGGATTTACTCGGGTTTCCCGTTCATTATATCTGTACCGACGGCGCGTTTTTCCAGCCCCGCGGGTGGGAAGCGCCCCACTTGAAGACGGTGGCGCCCGCCGTAACCAAGACGGTCTTATCCTCCTTGGCCGATGAACTGGATGGCGTTTATCTTTTTAGCAACGACCGGATTCACTGTTTCACCGCCACCCCGGATCCGACCATCTTTTCATGGGGTTTTGATCTGCAGGCCGACCCGGACCGGAAGCTGGACCCGCCGGTCAACCAGGTGGAACAGATTGTGATTTACGAAGCGAGGGCGAAAATCAGGGGGATCCAGAAAGCGCTCGGCATGATGTTTCCCGGCCTTGATCAGGAGATTCAACCGTCCTTCAAAAGCGGTTACGAGTATTTGATCATCCGCCCGCAAGGGGTGGACAAAGGAAGTGGTTTAACCCGGTTGGCCGAAATTTTAGGGGTGAAAACCACGGAAACAATTGCTTTTGGTGATTGGCTCAACGATCTGGCGCTCTTTCGCGACGCCGGGTTGTCCATTGCCCCGGCCAACGCCGTGCCGGAGGTAAAGGCCAAAGCGACCATCGTTTCCCGCTACACCAATGAACAGGATTTTATCGTTCGGGAACTGGAACGGCTGTTCCAAGAGGGAAAAATGGTGGTTTGA